The Horticoccus luteus DNA window TCGGGCTTGGGATTACGAGGGCCACCGCATCGTCGAGCAGCTCGCGTTGACGGCGTTGCCGAAGGATTTTCCGGCGTTTGTGCAAGAGCCGGCGAATGCGGCGCGGATTGCATTCCTGGCCGGTGAGCCGGACCGCTGGCGCAACGTCGCGGATCTGCCGCTGCACCACGTGAACGGCATGAATCATTACCTCGATCTTGAGCAAGTGCCGGAGGCGGGACTCGACATCGCCACGCTGCCCTGCATGCGCTACGACTTCGCGCTGGCGTTTGCGGCGGGCCGCGCCGCGCACCCCGAAAATTTTCCGCCGATCGACCCTGAGAAAAACACCGACCACTCGCGCGAATGGCCCGGTTTCGCACCGTGGACCATCGCGGAGTATTACGGCGAGTTGAAGTCGGTGTTTTCGTATTTGAAAGTGATGGAGGAGCTCGGCACGCCCGAGGAAGTGGCCAACGCGAAGGCGAACGCCGTGTATGTCATGGGGGTGATGGGACACTACGTCGGCGATCTCGCGCAGCCGCTCCACACGACGATCCATCACAACGGGTGGGTGGGCGACAATCCCCAAGGCTACAGCCGCTGGCCCGGAATTCACTCGTGGATCGACGGCGGGTTCATTGCGAAAGCCAAGGTTAACACGGCGGAAATCGCGCCGCGCGTGCAGACCGTGGAACCGGTGGCGATGGCCGCGCGGGAAGACGGACGGGATCCGATGTTCGTGGCGGTGATGGATTTTCTCGTGGCGCAAAACAAGCTGGTCGAACCGCTCTACCAGTTGGAAAAGGAAGGGAAGCTCGGCCATGGCACGCAGCCGATCACACCGGAAGCCCGGGCGTTTATCGAGGGCCAGCTGCTGAAAGGCGGCGAAATGCTCGGCGCGGTGTGGCTCACGGCCTGGCGGGAAGCGGTGCCGGATGAATACCTGCGCGGACAACTCCTGAAGCGGAAGGACAAGCCGACGGTGGGAACACCGCGACGGGGAAAGCGGCGGCCGCGCGGCGCGGCGTCGGCACCCGCGCCGGCGGAGGTGCCCACGCAGCCGGGAGTTTAGTCTTGAAGCAGGGCGGGGCGGCGTCTGCTTTCGCGGGCGTGTCTGCCACCCAACCACTGTTGATGCTCGGGCTGCCGAAAGGCAGTTTGGAGGAGTCCACCAAAAGCTTGTTTGCGAAAGCCGGCTGGAAAATCACGACCAGTTCGCGTTCGTATAAGCCGTCGATCAACGATCCGGAGCTGGATGGTCGCTTCATTCGCGCGCAGGAGGTCAGCCGTTACGTGGAGCACGGCTTCTTCGATTGCGGCCTGACGGGTTACGACTGGATTCAGGAAAACGGGTCGGACGTCGTTGAGGTGTGCGATTTGGTTTACAGCCGGGCCTCGGTCCTGAAATCGCGCTGGGTGCTGTGCGTGCCGGAGGCCTCGGACATCACGAAGCCGGAGCAGCTCGCAGGGAAGCGGGTGGCGACGGAGCTCGTGGGCACGGTGAAACGGTATTTCGAAAAGAAAGGCGTGTCCGTCGACGTGGAGTTTTCCTGGGGCGCAACCGAGGTGAAAGTCCCCGACTTGGTGGATGCGATCGTCGACATCACGGAGACGGGGAATTCGATTCGCGCGAACAAGCTGCGCATCATCGATACATTGCTGGAAACGAACACGAAACTGATCGCGAACAAGGCGAGTTGGGCGAATCCGGCGAAGCGGAAAAAGATCGAGACGATCGCCCTGCTGTTGCGCGGCGCGTTGGAGGCCGAAAGCAAGGTGGGGCTGAAGATGAATCTGCCGCGCACGGCGCTGGATGGCGTCGTGAAGGCGCTGCCGTCGTTGCGCAATCCGACGATTTCTCAATTGAGCAATGTCGAATGGGTCGCGCTGGAGACGATCATCGACGAGAATGTGGCGCGGGAAATCATTCCGCAGCTCAAAGAACTCGGAGCGGAGGGAATTGTTGAATATCCGCTGAACAAGGTCGTGTATTAAGGCATGAAAAAGAGACGCACGAATCTGCCGGGTGGCGCGGCCTACAGCCGGCCGGCGGTGGCGACGAAAACGGTCAAGCTCGGGCTGTTGCAACACGCCTGCTCGGGGGATGCGGCGGCGAACTTGAAGACGACGCTCGCGCTGGCGGAAAAGGCGGCGAAACAAGGCGCCAACATCATCTGCACGCAGGAGCTGTTTTGTTCGCAGTATTTCTGCCAGAGCGAGGATCACGAAAATTTCAAACTGGCGGAGCCCATTCCCGGACCGAGCACCACGGCGTTTCAGAAGATCGCGAAAAAATATGGCGTGGTGATCGTGGCGTCGTTGTTCGAACGGCGGGCGAGCGGGCTTTATCACAACACCGCGGTGATCATCGATGCCGACGGTGCGCTGCTCGGCATTTACCGGAAGATGCACATCCCGGACGATCCGCTCTACTACGAGAAATTCTATTTCACGCCGGGCGACACTGGGTTTCGCGCGTGGGAAACGAAATTCGGCAAGATCGGCGTGCTCATCTGCTGGGACCAGTGGTATCCGGAAGGCGCGCGACTGACGGCGATGCAAGGGGCGGAGATTCTGTTCTATCCGACCGCGATTGGCTGGCATCCCGGCGAGAAGGCGGAATACGGCGAAAACCAGCACGGCGCATGGGAAACGATTCAGCGCAGTCACGCCGTGGCGAACGGTTGTTTCGTCGCGGCGGTGAACCGCATCGGCACGGAAGTGCTGAAGCCGGTGGGCGGCCCAGGCATCGAGTTCTGGGGGCAGAGTTTTGTCGCCGGCACCAGTGGCCAGATTCTCGCCAAGGCCAGTGCGGACAAAGAAGAAGTGCTGATCGTGCCGATCGAGCTCGGCAAAGTTGACGTGACGCGCACGCATTGGCCGTTTCTGCG harbors:
- the hisG gene encoding ATP phosphoribosyltransferase, which gives rise to MLGLPKGSLEESTKSLFAKAGWKITTSSRSYKPSINDPELDGRFIRAQEVSRYVEHGFFDCGLTGYDWIQENGSDVVEVCDLVYSRASVLKSRWVLCVPEASDITKPEQLAGKRVATELVGTVKRYFEKKGVSVDVEFSWGATEVKVPDLVDAIVDITETGNSIRANKLRIIDTLLETNTKLIANKASWANPAKRKKIETIALLLRGALEAESKVGLKMNLPRTALDGVVKALPSLRNPTISQLSNVEWVALETIIDENVAREIIPQLKELGAEGIVEYPLNKVVY
- a CDS encoding carbon-nitrogen hydrolase, with the translated sequence MKKRRTNLPGGAAYSRPAVATKTVKLGLLQHACSGDAAANLKTTLALAEKAAKQGANIICTQELFCSQYFCQSEDHENFKLAEPIPGPSTTAFQKIAKKYGVVIVASLFERRASGLYHNTAVIIDADGALLGIYRKMHIPDDPLYYEKFYFTPGDTGFRAWETKFGKIGVLICWDQWYPEGARLTAMQGAEILFYPTAIGWHPGEKAEYGENQHGAWETIQRSHAVANGCFVAAVNRIGTEVLKPVGGPGIEFWGQSFVAGTSGQILAKASADKEEVLIVPIELGKVDVTRTHWPFLRDRRIDAYGDLTKRFID